The genomic segment CCGCAGCCACCATCACCAGACAATCATCCAACAGTTATAGTTATTGTGTTCATTTCGGTTGGTGGTGTTTTCTTCCTCGCATTCCTTGCAGCTGCTCTCTTCTGTTTCCTCAAGAAGAGGAAGAATAAAAAAGTCCAAAAAGATGAAATGATCCATTTCGATGAACACAAGAAGGTGACAGAGGCAATTGTGGAATGTCGTCATGGACCAGAGGCTGTGGTATTATCAGTTGAGGATGATGTTCATTTTGAGAAGGAGGTAGTGAAGACTGAAAAGGTTGGTGAAAGTTTGCATGCTAAGTTAGCTCAAGGCGAGGCTT from the Humulus lupulus chromosome X, drHumLupu1.1, whole genome shotgun sequence genome contains:
- the LOC133805593 gene encoding protein TRACHEARY ELEMENT DIFFERENTIATION-RELATED 7A-like, which codes for MASQNNFPFPKSPPPPPQPPIRPHPLPPQPPSPDNHPTVIVIVFISVGGVFFLAFLAAALFCFLKKRKNKKVQKDEMIHFDEHKKVTEAIVECRHGPEAVVLSVEDDVHFEKEVVKTEKVGESLHAKLAQGEASTSAPPSSLSSDSHHDQLGHKA